The window CACTTAATTCTCATGCCAGTGCTGACCGGCTGGGATGATCAGGGTGTAGGCTTTGATTTATCAGTGCATGTGGGTACCTTGCTGGCGGTGATTCTCTATTTCCGTAAAGACGTTGCCGCATTGTTTACGGACGGGCTTCGTTCAATTCCTGCTCGCCAAAATGTCGGACAAAGCAAATTGGGTTGGATGGTCGTTATTGCCACCATCCCTGCCTGCGTTTTCGGCGTGCTGCTGCTTGACTATATTGACACGGTATTACGAGCGGTGTGGGTGATTATCACCACCACGGTGGTGTTTGCAGTGCTACTTGCCGTTGCTGACCGCTGGGGACGCGGCAGTCGCCAGCTTGATGCTATTGGCCTTAAAGACGCCATTATTGTCGGTCTGGCTCAGGCCGTTGCGCTTATTCCCGGCACGTCGCGCTCCGGGGCGACCATTACTGCCGGATTATTCATGGGGCTTGATCGCGAAACGGCTTCAAAGTTTTCCTTTTTTATGGCCATCCCCATTACCACAGCGGCCGCTTTAATTAAGCTGCTTAGCATCTACAGCGAAGGGATAGCTGTTGACTGGCATGGCTTTATTGTGGGTGGCGTGGCTTCGTTTGTAACGGCAATTACAGCCATTCACTTCTTTTTGAAGTGGCTTAATGATTTTGGCATGTGGCCATATGTTATTTACCGCCTGGTGCTTGCGGCTGTCCTATTTTGGGTGTTTGTGTAAACCATGTACGAGAACCTAAAAAAACAATTATTTGAGCTTAAAAGCAATCGTATTTTTGAGTTTGCAGTTATTGCTGTCATTATCATTTCTGCACTGGAAATTGGTGCGAAAACTTATGAACTTCCGGGCATCGCTAATAACCTATTGTTGGGCTTGGACTGGTTTATTACTGTCTTTTTTGTGGTGGAAATTAGCATTCGCTTTA is drawn from Idiomarina piscisalsi and contains these coding sequences:
- a CDS encoding undecaprenyl-diphosphate phosphatase, which produces MELWQAIILGIVQGITEFLPISSSAHLILMPVLTGWDDQGVGFDLSVHVGTLLAVILYFRKDVAALFTDGLRSIPARQNVGQSKLGWMVVIATIPACVFGVLLLDYIDTVLRAVWVIITTTVVFAVLLAVADRWGRGSRQLDAIGLKDAIIVGLAQAVALIPGTSRSGATITAGLFMGLDRETASKFSFFMAIPITTAAALIKLLSIYSEGIAVDWHGFIVGGVASFVTAITAIHFFLKWLNDFGMWPYVIYRLVLAAVLFWVFV